From a region of the Bradyrhizobium sp. KBS0727 genome:
- a CDS encoding sigma-54 dependent transcriptional regulator has protein sequence MASDILIVDDEADIRDLVAGILEDEGFQTRTARDSDSALAEITNRRPHLVFLDIWLQGSKLDGLQLLEQIKKDHADVPVVMISGHGNIETAVAAIKRGAYDFIEKPFKSDRLILVATRALETSRLKREVKELKQLAPAASVLTGRSACMNQLRQTIDRAAKANSRILIVGPSGSGKELAARTLHHASSRAEGPFVVINAAAITPERMEVELFGIEESNGEQARKPGALEEAHSGTLFIDEIADMPRETQNKILRVLVDQTFQRSGGTAKVHVDVRIVSSTARNLEEEIAEGRFREDLYHRLSVVPIRVPPLSERREDIPELIDYFMDQISAASGLPKRQIGQDAMAVLQSHVWPGNVRQLRNNVERVMILAGGGPEAIITADMLPQDVGSMVPAMPTSNNGEHIMGLPLREAREVFERDYLIAQISRFSGNISRTAEFVGMERSALHRKLKALGVG, from the coding sequence ATGGCCAGTGACATTCTGATTGTCGACGACGAGGCAGATATCCGCGATCTCGTTGCGGGTATTCTGGAGGATGAGGGCTTCCAGACCAGGACGGCGCGCGACAGCGATTCGGCGCTCGCGGAGATTACCAACCGGCGGCCGCACCTGGTGTTTCTCGATATCTGGCTGCAGGGCTCCAAGCTCGACGGCCTTCAGTTGCTCGAGCAGATCAAGAAGGATCACGCCGACGTGCCCGTGGTGATGATCTCCGGCCACGGCAACATCGAAACCGCGGTCGCGGCGATCAAGCGCGGCGCCTATGACTTCATTGAAAAGCCTTTCAAGTCGGACCGGCTGATCCTGGTCGCGACACGGGCCCTGGAAACCTCGCGGCTCAAGCGCGAGGTGAAGGAACTGAAACAACTGGCGCCCGCCGCCAGCGTTCTGACCGGGCGTTCGGCGTGCATGAACCAACTGCGCCAGACCATCGACCGGGCCGCCAAGGCCAACAGCCGCATCCTGATCGTCGGCCCCTCCGGTTCAGGCAAGGAACTGGCGGCGCGCACGCTGCATCATGCCTCAAGTCGAGCCGAAGGACCGTTCGTCGTGATCAATGCTGCCGCGATCACGCCGGAGCGGATGGAAGTCGAACTGTTCGGGATCGAGGAGTCGAACGGCGAGCAGGCGCGCAAGCCCGGCGCGCTGGAAGAGGCCCATAGCGGCACGCTGTTCATCGACGAAATCGCCGACATGCCGCGCGAGACCCAGAACAAGATTCTTCGCGTGCTGGTCGATCAGACTTTTCAGCGTTCCGGCGGCACCGCCAAGGTGCATGTCGACGTCCGGATCGTTTCCTCGACCGCGCGTAATCTGGAGGAAGAAATCGCGGAAGGGCGGTTCCGGGAGGATCTTTATCACCGGCTCTCGGTGGTGCCGATTAGGGTACCGCCGCTGTCGGAGCGCCGCGAGGACATTCCCGAGCTGATCGACTATTTCATGGACCAGATTTCGGCGGCCAGCGGCCTGCCGAAACGCCAGATCGGCCAGGACGCGATGGCGGTGCTGCAGTCACATGTCTGGCCCGGCAACGTGCGCCAGCTCCGCAACAACGTCGAGCGCGTGATGATTCTCGCCGGCGGCGGTCCGGAAGCGATCATCACCGCCGACATGCTGCCGCAGGACGTCGGTTCGATGGTGCCGGCGATGCCGACCAGCAACAACGGCGAACATATCATGGGGCTGCCGCTCCGCGAGGCACGGGAAGTCTTTGAACGCGATTATCTGATTGCCCAGATCAGCCGATTCTCCGGCAATATTTCGCGAACGGCGGAATTCGTCGGCATGGAGCGCTCGGCCCTGCACCGCAAGCTCAAGGCACTGGGAGTGGGGTAG
- the hfq gene encoding RNA chaperone Hfq encodes MAADRAQNLQDTFLNHVRKTKTPLTIFLVNGVKLQGIVTWFDNFCLLLRRDGHSQLVYKHAISTIMPGAPIQLFEGGEDAPA; translated from the coding sequence ATGGCGGCAGACCGCGCACAAAATCTACAAGACACCTTCCTCAACCACGTTCGTAAAACCAAAACGCCACTCACGATCTTCCTGGTCAACGGAGTGAAGCTGCAAGGGATTGTCACCTGGTTCGACAATTTCTGCCTGTTGCTGCGGCGCGACGGTCATTCGCAGCTTGTCTACAAGCATGCGATCTCGACCATCATGCCCGGCGCTCCGATCCAGTTGTTCGAGGGCGGCGAGGATGCTCCGGCTTGA
- the mgtE gene encoding magnesium transporter — protein MPNSSETTAAADKAAHEAGGLALERAPDIIVALNARPPEAAAEILQHLSSEKAVEVLDQPGIDDVCEIIAALPTATAVALLSAVSADRTADIFRELIEPLRSTLLNGLNQETRKTISELLAYPERSAGSIMTTEFVSVPSNWTIAEVLYHIRMVERTRETVYSIFVVDPIKKTLIQAVPLRRLISGDPHANVLTAAPARKPLTVGPQSDRMDAARLISKYDLLAVAVVDGLGHVLGIVTVDDVIDAIIQESTEDVQKFGGMEALDEPYLRISFPEMIKKRGGWLCALFLSEMLTASAMQTFQGELEKAIVLTLFIPLIMSSGGNSGSQATSLLIRALALHELRLRDWWRVALRELPTGLMLGAILGLIGIARITLWQTLGIFDYGEHWILVAITVGSALVGIVTFGSLAGSMLPFILQRVGFDPASASAPFVATLVDVTGLVIYFGVAALILRGTLL, from the coding sequence ATGCCAAATTCCTCCGAGACGACCGCTGCTGCCGATAAGGCCGCGCATGAGGCAGGCGGCCTCGCGCTCGAAAGGGCGCCCGATATCATTGTGGCGCTCAACGCCCGCCCACCGGAAGCTGCCGCCGAGATCCTTCAGCATTTGTCTTCGGAAAAGGCTGTCGAGGTTCTTGATCAGCCCGGAATTGACGATGTCTGCGAGATCATCGCGGCACTCCCCACCGCGACGGCCGTTGCCTTGTTGTCGGCGGTGTCGGCGGACCGCACCGCCGATATTTTCAGGGAGCTGATCGAGCCGCTCCGGAGCACGCTGTTAAATGGCCTGAACCAGGAAACCCGGAAGACCATCTCGGAACTGCTGGCCTATCCCGAGCGCAGCGCCGGAAGCATCATGACGACCGAGTTCGTCAGCGTGCCCTCGAACTGGACGATCGCGGAGGTGCTGTATCACATCCGGATGGTCGAGCGCACCCGCGAAACCGTCTATTCCATCTTCGTCGTCGACCCCATCAAAAAGACCCTGATCCAGGCGGTCCCGCTGCGCCGTCTGATCTCCGGCGATCCGCATGCCAACGTCCTTACCGCGGCGCCCGCCCGCAAGCCACTGACGGTCGGGCCGCAATCCGACCGCATGGACGCCGCGCGTCTGATATCGAAATATGACCTGCTCGCCGTGGCCGTTGTGGACGGGCTGGGCCATGTGCTGGGCATCGTCACCGTCGATGACGTCATCGACGCCATCATCCAGGAGTCCACCGAAGACGTTCAGAAGTTCGGCGGCATGGAGGCGCTGGACGAACCTTATCTGCGGATCAGTTTTCCCGAGATGATCAAGAAGCGGGGCGGCTGGCTCTGCGCGCTCTTCCTGTCCGAAATGCTGACGGCCAGCGCGATGCAGACATTCCAGGGCGAACTCGAGAAGGCCATCGTGCTGACGTTGTTCATTCCCCTGATCATGAGTTCGGGCGGCAATTCGGGATCGCAGGCGACGTCGCTGTTGATTCGCGCCTTGGCGTTGCACGAACTTAGGCTGCGGGACTGGTGGCGGGTCGCGTTGCGCGAACTGCCGACCGGCCTGATGCTGGGGGCCATTCTCGGCTTGATCGGAATAGCCAGGATAACGCTCTGGCAGACGCTGGGCATTTTCGACTACGGCGAACACTGGATTTTGGTCGCGATTACGGTCGGCTCCGCACTGGTCGGCATCGTGACGTTCGGATCGCTGGCGGGCTCGATGCTGCCGTTTATCCTGCAGCGCGTCGGCTTCGACCCGGCGAGTGCGTCGGCTCCATTTGTCGCAACGCTGGTCGACGTCACCGGTCTGGTCATTTACTTTGGCGTCGCCGCGCTCATTCTCAGGGGCACGTTGTTATGA
- the queC gene encoding 7-cyano-7-deazaguanine synthase QueC has protein sequence MNDQFPSETALVLFSGGQDSTTCLAWALQRFARVEMIGFSYGQRHAIELACRDRLLSGIKSLRPDWATKLGESHTLEIPTLAEISDTALTRDVAITMGADGLPNTFVPGRNLVFLTFAAALAYRRGIRHIIGGMCETDYSGYPDCRDETIKALQSALNLGMARNFELHTPLMWLDKAATWKLAHDLGGAGLVDLIREHSHTCYLGERGAQHDWGYGCGECPACALRAKGWREYAGR, from the coding sequence ATGAACGATCAGTTTCCATCCGAAACCGCACTGGTGCTGTTTTCCGGCGGCCAGGATTCCACCACCTGCCTTGCCTGGGCGTTGCAGCGCTTTGCGCGCGTCGAGATGATCGGCTTCAGCTACGGTCAGCGCCACGCGATCGAATTGGCGTGCCGCGATCGGCTGCTGTCGGGCATCAAGTCGTTGCGGCCGGATTGGGCGACGAAACTCGGCGAGAGCCATACGCTGGAGATTCCAACGCTGGCCGAAATTTCCGACACCGCGCTGACCCGTGATGTCGCAATCACGATGGGCGCGGATGGCCTGCCCAATACGTTCGTGCCCGGCCGCAATCTGGTGTTTCTGACCTTTGCCGCGGCGCTGGCCTACCGGCGCGGCATCCGTCACATCATCGGCGGCATGTGCGAGACCGATTACTCCGGCTATCCGGATTGCCGCGACGAGACCATCAAGGCATTGCAGTCCGCGCTCAACCTCGGCATGGCCAGAAACTTCGAACTGCACACGCCGCTGATGTGGCTGGACAAGGCCGCGACCTGGAAACTCGCGCATGATCTCGGCGGGGCAGGGCTGGTTGATCTGATCCGCGAGCACTCCCACACCTGTTACCTCGGCGAGCGCGGCGCGCAGCATGACTGGGGCTATGGGTGCGGCGAATGCCCGGCCTGCGCGCTGCGCGCAAAGGGCTGGCGGGAATATGCGGGGCGATAG
- the mazG gene encoding nucleoside triphosphate pyrophosphohydrolase: MTPSRDISRLLEIMAALRTPVTGCPWDLEQDSATIAPYTIEEAYEVVDAIARGDLDDLKDELGDLLLQVVFHARMAEEQNAFAFGDVVEAISRKMIRRHPHVFADENGRLTPSHVKEAWDRIKAEEKAERAARRPQPPAEHKSLLSGVKAGQPALTRAMELQRKASTVGFDWNDPRAVLHKIREEADEIEAALDGGNAEELAAETGDLLFALVNLARHVGADPETALRATNAKFERRFGYIERALEAKGRSLEGATLTEMDALWNEAKGAEHQAQPASPKIQGSRRS, from the coding sequence ATGACCCCTTCCCGCGATATTTCAAGACTGCTCGAAATCATGGCGGCGCTGCGCACGCCGGTGACCGGCTGCCCGTGGGACCTCGAACAGGATTCCGCGACGATCGCGCCCTACACCATCGAGGAAGCCTATGAGGTGGTCGATGCCATCGCGCGCGGCGACCTCGACGATCTCAAGGATGAACTCGGCGATCTCCTGCTGCAGGTGGTGTTCCACGCCCGGATGGCGGAGGAACAGAACGCGTTTGCTTTCGGCGACGTCGTCGAAGCCATTTCGCGAAAGATGATCCGGCGGCATCCGCATGTCTTCGCCGACGAGAACGGGCGTTTGACACCCTCCCATGTCAAGGAAGCCTGGGACCGCATCAAGGCCGAGGAAAAGGCCGAGCGCGCCGCGCGCCGACCGCAGCCGCCCGCCGAACACAAGTCGCTGCTGTCAGGCGTCAAGGCCGGCCAGCCGGCGCTGACGCGCGCGATGGAATTGCAGCGGAAGGCATCAACCGTTGGCTTCGACTGGAACGACCCGCGCGCGGTGCTGCACAAGATCCGCGAGGAGGCCGACGAGATCGAGGCCGCGCTCGATGGCGGCAATGCCGAGGAACTCGCGGCCGAAACCGGCGATCTCCTGTTCGCGCTGGTCAACCTGGCGCGCCATGTCGGCGCCGATCCGGAAACCGCGCTACGCGCCACCAACGCCAAATTCGAACGCCGCTTCGGCTATATCGAACGCGCCCTGGAAGCCAAAGGCCGTTCGCTCGAAGGCGCAACGCTCACCGAGATGGATGCATTGTGGAACGAGGCCAAGGGTGCGGAACATCAGGCGCAGCCGGCATCACCGAAAATTCAGGGCAGCCGCCGCTCATAA
- the nthB gene encoding nitrile hydratase subunit beta codes for MNGVHDMGGMDGFGKVEPEPNEPMFHSVWEARVLAMVRAMGAAGAFNIDTSRFYREMLRPDVYLGSSYYRKWLLGLQDLLVDKGFISTEDVAAGHAVQPAKPLKRGKFGIDDVERVMVRGKFGRAAPAPAKFKPGDRVRARNIHPTTHTRLPRYVRGHVGVIERDHGCHVFPDTAATESGENPQWLYTVVFDSAELWGPDADPTLKISIDAFEPYLEPA; via the coding sequence ATGAACGGCGTACACGACATGGGCGGCATGGACGGCTTCGGCAAGGTCGAGCCGGAGCCGAACGAGCCGATGTTTCACAGCGTATGGGAAGCGCGCGTGCTGGCGATGGTACGCGCGATGGGCGCGGCCGGCGCCTTCAACATCGATACGTCGCGCTTTTACCGGGAGATGTTGCGGCCGGACGTCTATCTCGGCAGTTCCTATTACAGGAAATGGCTGCTCGGTCTGCAAGACCTGCTGGTCGACAAGGGTTTTATCTCCACCGAAGACGTCGCGGCCGGGCATGCGGTCCAACCGGCGAAGCCGCTCAAGCGCGGAAAATTCGGGATCGACGATGTCGAGCGCGTGATGGTGCGCGGAAAATTCGGCCGCGCCGCACCAGCCCCGGCGAAGTTCAAGCCCGGCGATCGGGTACGCGCCCGGAACATTCACCCCACGACCCATACGAGGCTGCCGCGCTACGTCCGCGGCCACGTCGGCGTGATCGAGCGCGACCACGGCTGTCATGTATTCCCGGATACCGCCGCCACCGAATCCGGCGAGAACCCGCAATGGCTCTACACGGTCGTGTTCGACAGCGCCGAATTGTGGGGCCCGGACGCTGACCCGACGCTCAAGATATCCATCGATGCGTTCGAGCCGTATCTGGAGCCGGCCTGA
- the hflX gene encoding GTPase HflX: MEPLDREAAADRPRSAGGGETGRVIVIGPYLRMRRGDAEAQTNDGVRDSEARIDEAAGLARAIDLAVVEALIAPISQIRPATYLGKGKVEEITGLIAGHNIELVVMDCALSPIQQRNLEKAWNTKVLDRTGLILEIFGRRAKTKEGSLQVELAHLNYQRSRLVRSWTHLERQRGGFGFMGGPGETQIEADRRLIGDRITRLENEIKKVQATRRLHRAGRQRVPYRVVALVGYTNAGKSTLFNRLTRAEVQAADMLFATLDPTLRALSLPHGGKAMLSDTVGFISNLPTQLVAAFRATLEEVLEADIILHVRDISHEDAEAQERDVEAVLRQLGIDPDAGARLLEVWNKIDRFDPEERENLRNIAARSPPERPCYLVSAETGEGIDALLTAIEDRLAASRITLDLSIEASDGAGISWLHRNAEVLAKELHDDRFDMTVRVDETKRDIVVSRFDAVPHVA; the protein is encoded by the coding sequence TTGGAACCCCTGGACCGTGAGGCGGCCGCCGATCGACCGAGGTCGGCAGGGGGCGGCGAAACCGGGCGGGTGATTGTCATCGGCCCGTATTTGCGGATGCGCCGCGGCGATGCCGAGGCGCAGACGAACGATGGCGTGCGCGATTCCGAAGCGCGCATCGACGAGGCCGCCGGGCTCGCGCGCGCCATCGACCTTGCCGTCGTGGAAGCGCTGATCGCGCCGATCAGCCAGATCCGCCCTGCAACCTATCTCGGCAAGGGCAAGGTCGAGGAGATCACGGGTCTCATCGCCGGCCACAACATCGAACTGGTGGTGATGGATTGCGCGCTGTCGCCGATCCAGCAGCGCAACCTCGAGAAGGCCTGGAACACCAAGGTGCTGGATCGCACCGGACTGATCCTGGAAATTTTCGGCCGCCGCGCCAAGACCAAGGAAGGCTCGCTTCAGGTCGAGCTTGCGCATCTGAATTATCAGCGCAGCCGGCTGGTGCGGTCCTGGACCCATCTGGAGCGTCAGCGTGGCGGTTTCGGCTTCATGGGCGGTCCCGGCGAGACCCAGATCGAAGCCGACCGCCGCCTGATCGGTGATCGCATCACGCGGCTGGAAAACGAAATCAAGAAGGTGCAGGCGACGCGGCGGCTGCACCGCGCCGGGCGGCAGCGCGTGCCGTACCGCGTGGTGGCGCTGGTCGGCTACACCAATGCCGGCAAGTCGACGCTGTTCAATCGGCTCACGCGCGCCGAGGTGCAGGCCGCCGACATGCTGTTTGCCACCCTCGATCCGACCCTGCGCGCACTGAGCCTGCCGCACGGCGGCAAGGCGATGCTGTCGGACACCGTCGGTTTCATCTCCAATCTGCCTACGCAACTCGTCGCCGCATTTCGCGCCACGCTGGAAGAGGTGCTGGAGGCCGATATCATCCTGCATGTCCGCGACATCTCGCATGAGGATGCGGAGGCGCAGGAGCGCGACGTCGAAGCCGTGCTGCGTCAGCTCGGCATCGATCCCGATGCCGGCGCACGCCTCCTCGAGGTCTGGAACAAGATCGATCGTTTCGATCCCGAGGAACGCGAAAACCTGCGCAACATCGCCGCCCGTAGTCCGCCGGAGCGGCCGTGCTACCTGGTCTCCGCCGAAACCGGCGAAGGGATCGATGCGCTCCTGACGGCGATCGAGGACCGGCTGGCGGCCAGCCGGATTACGCTCGATCTGTCGATCGAGGCATCGGATGGCGCGGGCATCAGTTGGCTGCATCGCAACGCCGAGGTTCTGGCCAAGGAATTGCACGACGACCGCTTCGACATGACGGTGCGCGTCGATGAGACCAAGCGGGATATTGTGGTCTCGCGGTTCGACGCGGTGCCGCACGTGGCGTGA
- a CDS encoding nitrile hydratase accessory protein codes for MDATVARAAAAVPGIPRDEDGPVFREPWEAHAFAMALTLHDRGVFTWTEWASALATEIKRAQANGDPDTGETYYRHWLATLENLVAEKGVTTSETLNRYRDAWDHAADRTPHGAPIELMPQDFGT; via the coding sequence ATGGACGCCACGGTTGCGCGCGCGGCCGCCGCCGTGCCGGGTATTCCCCGCGACGAGGACGGCCCGGTGTTCCGCGAGCCCTGGGAAGCGCACGCCTTTGCCATGGCGCTGACCCTGCATGACCGCGGCGTCTTCACCTGGACCGAGTGGGCCAGCGCGCTCGCGACCGAGATCAAGCGCGCGCAGGCCAATGGCGATCCGGACACCGGTGAGACCTACTACCGGCATTGGCTGGCGACGCTGGAAAACCTGGTGGCGGAAAAGGGCGTCACGACCTCCGAAACCCTAAATCGCTATCGCGACGCCTGGGACCACGCCGCCGACCGCACGCCGCATGGCGCGCCGATCGAGCTGATGCCGCAGGATTTCGGAACTTAG